From one Planktothrix tepida PCC 9214 genomic stretch:
- a CDS encoding DUF4158 domain-containing protein, producing MATRELLSPAQRLQFTEIPHFITPRDLARYYTFNNDELRVIKQRRRPHNRLGFAVQLCYLRFPGRVWSLGEIVPESVLFYIASQLKIDPTIIREYS from the coding sequence TTGGCAACTCGTGAACTTTTATCTCCAGCACAGCGACTACAATTTACGGAAATTCCCCATTTTATCACCCCAAGAGATCTAGCTCGCTACTATACTTTTAACAATGACGAACTCCGGGTTATAAAACAGCGGCGTAGACCACATAATCGGCTTGGTTTCGCCGTACAATTGTGTTATCTACGCTTTCCGGGTCGGGTTTGGAGTTTAGGAGAAATCGTACCGGAATCTGTACTTTTTTATATCGCATCTCAATTAAAAATTGACCCAACAATCATCAGAGAATATTCTCA
- a CDS encoding double zinc ribbon domain-containing protein gives RSKYCFACGTALRNRCISCDEPIMSLKFKFCPYCGVNYKFSPN, from the coding sequence CGGTCGAAATATTGCTTTGCTTGTGGTACAGCCTTACGAAACCGTTGTATTAGTTGTGACGAACCAATTATGTCACTGAAATTCAAATTTTGCCCTTACTGTGGTGTCAACTACAAATTTTCACCCAACTAA